In Gordonia sp. SL306, the genomic window GATGCGCCTTCGCGGAGGTGGGGGAGCGCGACCTGCACCGCGTTCATGGTGCCGATCAGGTTGGTGTCCACCACGTCGCACCACGCCTGGGTGGCCGGTTCGCCCTTCATCCCGGCCACGCCTGCCTGCGCCACGACGATGTCGAGCTTGCCGAGTTCGTTGATGCCGCGTTCGAGCGCGCTGCGCAGTTGTGCGGCCTCGCGGACGTCGGCCTGGACTGCGACGACCCGTCGACCCTCCTTCTCGACGAGACGTGCGGTCTCCTCGAGGTCTTCCGGTGTGGCCATCGGATATCCGATGGTGTCGATGTCCTTGCAGAGGTCGACGGCGATGATGTCGGCGCCCTCTTCGGCCAGCCGCACCGCATGACTGCGGCCCTGCCCACGCGCGGCTCCGGTGATGAAGGCAACCTTGTCCTGAACGCGTCCCATGTCGAATCTCCTTCTGTGGTGCCACGTTCTACGCGATCCGCGGCGGTCTGTGGTCGGCTCCGGTCGACTCCGGAGCCGGGTGATCAGGTGTTCCGTCCCCCATTGACGCCGAGGATCTGTCCGGTGATGTAGCTCGCTTCCTCTGAGATGAGGAAGGCGCAGGCCGCGGCGATGTCCTCGGGGCGGCCCACCCGCCGGACCGGCGTCCGCTCGATGTGATCGTCGACGGTTCCGCCGAGTCGTTTGAGGCCCTCCGCATTACGCAGCATCGGTGTGTCGATGAACCCGGGCGGCACCGCGTTGACGGTGATGCCCTGCGGGCCGAGTTCGAGGGCCAGCGCCTTGGTCAGCCCGTTCACGGCGGACTTCGCCGCGACATAGTGCGTCATGTAGGGCTGGCCCGAATGGGCACTCGACGACGAGATGTTGACGATGCGGCCCCAGCCGGCGTCGGCCATGTCCGGCAGGACTGCCTGGGTGCAGTGGAAGACGCCGTTCAGGTTGACGTCGATGACCTTCTGCCACTCCGCGAAGTCCAGCTTCGCGAACCGCTTGAATCCGTCGACGCCCGCGGCATTGACCAGAATGGTGATCGGGCCGAGGGTTTCGCGGATCTTGGACATGGCGGCATCGACCTGGGACCGATCGGCGACGTCGGCGGCCTCCGCCGACGGCTCATCGCTGGGTCGCAGGTCGATGGTGGCGACGTGATAGCCCTGGCTGCGAAGGCGTTCGGCGACCGCCAGTCCGATGCCGGAGCCGCCGCCGGTGACGACAGCGTTCTTCACGACCACGCCTCGTCTCCGGCGATGGTCGTGCGGTGCATGGTCCGTTCCGAGGACGGGTCATACGGCAGCGCACGGTGCAGCATCCCGGTGTTGTCCCAGATCACCACGTCGTCCTTCTCCCAATCGTGGACGTAGGAGAAGCGCTCCTGGGTCGACCAGGCAAGCAGTTCGTCGAGCAGTTCACGGCTCTCCTCGGGGCGCATCCCGACGATGTGGTCGGCGGTCGCACCGATGACGAGTGACCGGCGACCGTCGCGGCGCTGCCACACGAGCGCACTCTCGTGCGAGGGCAGAGTGCGCCAGGCCGCGAGCTGCTCGTCGGTCGGATCGGGGTGCACCAGCCGCTGCGAGGCCTCGAAGGTGTGCACGACGCGCAGCCCGTCGTAACGCTTGCGGTCCTGCTCGGGGAGGTTTTCGTAGGCGGCATAGGTGCTCGCGAACTCCGTCCCGCCGCCGACCATGGCGACGTGACGTGCGGTCAGCATGGTCGCCTTGGCGGGCACGTCGTTGGTGGTGTCGTCGATGTGCCAGTGGAACGTGCCCTTGAGGTACTCGGCCGACCGGGACTTCGCCGGGTCGAGCGACACCACGAACACCTCTTTGCCGGAGGGCGCGAGCACCGGACCGAGCTGTTTGCTGAATGCAACCTGCGCCTCGTCGTCGAGGTGCAGGCCCCGGATGAGCAGGACACCACGCCATTTCAAGGCTTCCAGGCAACGACCGATCACCGCTGGATCGCGGAGGTCGTCGATTCCGGACACTTGCACACCCATCGCGGGGGTGAGGGCTGAGGTCTCGATCACAAGAATCTCCCTTCCATGAGTGAGAACGGTACTCTCGAAAATCAGCAATCGGCAAGTGTTCGAGTGGTTTGACCGGTGCTGAATGCCGCCCTGGGGTGTCGGCGTCGATGGAGCGTTCGGTCACCTCGCGACCTTGCGTCCTCGATGATTCTATGCGAATGTGACGTTAGTCATATACGAGAATGACATTTTCAACAAGGGAGTGGGAGGGCGTGTGGTGGCCCAGGACACGATGACGACCGGCGGCTCGAGCGCGGTCGATGCGAGTCAGGTTTCCGGCAGTATCCAGAAGCGACTGCTGATCGACGGACAGCTCGTCACGTCGACGACGACCTTCGAGACGATCAACCCCGCAACCGGGGAAGTGCTGGGCTCGGCGCCGGATGCAGGCGTGGACGAGGCGACAGCGGCGATCGCCGCGGCTCGTAACGCCTTCGAGAAGTCCGGGTGGGCGACCGACGTCACGCTCCGCGCGCGGTGCCTCGATCAGTTGCACAAGGCACTGCTCGACCATGCCGAGGAACTGCGTGATCTGACGATCGCCGAGGTCGGCGCCACCAAGATGCTCACGAAGGGCAATCAGCTCGACGCGCCGATCGAGATCGTCCGCTACTACGCCGATCTCCTCGAGAACCATTCCTTCACCGAGGATCTCGGGGAGATCGAGATCCGGGGTCAGCAGCACCGTCGATGGACCGAACGTGAACCCGCGGGCGTGGTGGCCGCCATCATCGCCTACAACTACCCGAACCAGTTGGCCCTGGCGAAGCTCGCGCCGTCGTTGGCGGCCGGATGCACCGTGGTGCTGAAGGGCGCTCCGGATACGCCGCTGGTGACCCTGGCGCTGGGCGAGATCATCGCCGAACACACCGACATTCCGGCAGGCGTCGTCAACATCATCACGTCGTCGAAGGTCGAGGTGGGACAGACGATGGTCGCCCATCCCGACGTGGACGTCGTCACGTTCACCGGGTCCACACCGGTGGGCAAGCAGATCATGGCCGATGCAGCGGGCTCACTGAAGCGCGTATTCCTCGAACTGGGCGGCAAATCGGCGCTCATCGTCCTCGACGACGCCGATCTGATGAAGGCCGCACAGTTCGCGGCGTTCACGATCTGCAGTCATGCGGGCCAGGGTTGCGCGTTGACCACCCGGTTGATCGTCCCGCGCGACAAGCACGATCAGCTCGCGGAGATGGTCGGGGCGATGCTCGACCATGTGACCGTTGGGGACCCGACCGATGACAAGACCTACATGGGCCCGTTGATCAGCGAGCGACAGCGCGACAAGGTCGACGGCCTGGTCCAGCGTGCGGTCGAGGCCGGCGCCCGGCTGGTACGCGGTGGACAGCGCATCGATCCCGGATTCTTCTATGCGCCGACGCTGCTCGCCGGAGTCGACCCCGACAGCGAGATCGCGCAGGAGGAGGTCTTCGGACCGGTGCTGGCGATGATCCCGCACGACGGCGACGAGCATGCCATCGAGATCGCCAACAACTCGCGGTACGGGTTGTCGGGCGGTGTCCTCACCACCGATTCGGCTCGAGGTGCCGCGGTCGGGCGCGCTATCCGTACGGGCACGTTCAGCATCAACGGCGGCAACTACTTCTCCGCCGACGTCCCGTTCGGCGGGTACAAGGAATCCGGCATCGGCCGGGAGATGGGCGTCGCAGGTCTGCATGAGTTCACCGAGATCAAGGCGTTCGCCGAGGCGGTGGAAGCGTGAGGCCGCTGGAGGGTTTCACCATCCTCGAGGTCGCGATGTACGGGTTCGTGCCGTCGGCCGGCGCGGTTCTGCGTGAGTGGGGGGCCGAGGTCATCAAGGTCGAGCACGCGGTGACCGGTGACCCGCAACGCGGGCTCCGCCAGACGGGCACGTTCCGCGTCGAGGGCGACCCCAATCCCAATGTCGAGCATGCCAATCGGGGCAAGCGCAGCATCGGGATCGACATGTCACGTCCGGAGGGACGCGAGGTGCTCTACGAGTTGGTGCGCAAGGCAGACGTCTTCCTCACCAGCTTCCTGCCCGGTCCGCGCACGCGGTTCGGGATCGACGTCGACGACATCCGCGCGGTGAACCCGTCGATCGTCTATGCGCGGGGCAGTGCGCTCGGCCCGAGGGGTG contains:
- a CDS encoding aldehyde dehydrogenase family protein; its protein translation is MTTGGSSAVDASQVSGSIQKRLLIDGQLVTSTTTFETINPATGEVLGSAPDAGVDEATAAIAAARNAFEKSGWATDVTLRARCLDQLHKALLDHAEELRDLTIAEVGATKMLTKGNQLDAPIEIVRYYADLLENHSFTEDLGEIEIRGQQHRRWTEREPAGVVAAIIAYNYPNQLALAKLAPSLAAGCTVVLKGAPDTPLVTLALGEIIAEHTDIPAGVVNIITSSKVEVGQTMVAHPDVDVVTFTGSTPVGKQIMADAAGSLKRVFLELGGKSALIVLDDADLMKAAQFAAFTICSHAGQGCALTTRLIVPRDKHDQLAEMVGAMLDHVTVGDPTDDKTYMGPLISERQRDKVDGLVQRAVEAGARLVRGGQRIDPGFFYAPTLLAGVDPDSEIAQEEVFGPVLAMIPHDGDEHAIEIANNSRYGLSGGVLTTDSARGAAVGRAIRTGTFSINGGNYFSADVPFGGYKESGIGREMGVAGLHEFTEIKAFAEAVEA
- a CDS encoding mycofactocin-coupled SDR family oxidoreductase, with product MGRVQDKVAFITGAARGQGRSHAVRLAEEGADIIAVDLCKDIDTIGYPMATPEDLEETARLVEKEGRRVVAVQADVREAAQLRSALERGINELGKLDIVVAQAGVAGMKGEPATQAWCDVVDTNLIGTMNAVQVALPHLREGASIIATGSIAALMDISKTDVPGKDLGGVAYVFSKRALSQYIHELATHLAPQGIRANVIHPTNCNTDMLQSEPMYRSFRPDLENPTREDATPAFYVQQAMKTPWIEPSDISNTVLYLASEEARYVTGMQMRVDAGGYLKWYDFKI
- a CDS encoding SDR family NAD(P)-dependent oxidoreductase — its product is MKNAVVTGGGSGIGLAVAERLRSQGYHVATIDLRPSDEPSAEAADVADRSQVDAAMSKIRETLGPITILVNAAGVDGFKRFAKLDFAEWQKVIDVNLNGVFHCTQAVLPDMADAGWGRIVNISSSSAHSGQPYMTHYVAAKSAVNGLTKALALELGPQGITVNAVPPGFIDTPMLRNAEGLKRLGGTVDDHIERTPVRRVGRPEDIAAACAFLISEEASYITGQILGVNGGRNT
- a CDS encoding TauD/TfdA dioxygenase family protein is translated as MIETSALTPAMGVQVSGIDDLRDPAVIGRCLEALKWRGVLLIRGLHLDDEAQVAFSKQLGPVLAPSGKEVFVVSLDPAKSRSAEYLKGTFHWHIDDTTNDVPAKATMLTARHVAMVGGGTEFASTYAAYENLPEQDRKRYDGLRVVHTFEASQRLVHPDPTDEQLAAWRTLPSHESALVWQRRDGRRSLVIGATADHIVGMRPEESRELLDELLAWSTQERFSYVHDWEKDDVVIWDNTGMLHRALPYDPSSERTMHRTTIAGDEAWS